One genomic segment of Methanothermobacter wolfeii includes these proteins:
- a CDS encoding KH domain-containing protein yields MPSEEYLKIPRERVGVLIGKNGEVKARIERLTQTELEIDSETGAVTLIPQDELEDPLSPWKARNIVKAIGRGFNPEIALKLLDDDVALDIIKITDYVGKSKKAIARQKGRVIGRGGITRKIIHDMTGVDMSVYGKTVALIGEFEKLSVAREAVEMILNGARHKSVYAFLEKKKQEMKMKEFQEGVKFM; encoded by the coding sequence ATGCCCAGCGAGGAATATCTTAAAATACCCCGCGAAAGGGTTGGAGTTTTAATAGGTAAAAATGGCGAGGTTAAAGCCAGGATAGAACGTTTAACCCAGACAGAACTTGAAATTGACAGCGAAACCGGTGCGGTTACCCTCATACCCCAGGATGAACTCGAAGATCCCCTATCACCCTGGAAGGCCAGGAACATCGTTAAGGCAATAGGCCGTGGTTTCAACCCGGAAATAGCCCTCAAGCTCCTTGATGATGACGTTGCACTTGACATCATAAAAATCACCGACTATGTGGGTAAGTCAAAGAAGGCCATAGCAAGGCAGAAGGGGCGTGTTATAGGCCGTGGTGGTATAACACGGAAGATAATTCATGATATGACAGGCGTGGACATGTCGGTCTATGGAAAAACCGTTGCACTGATAGGGGAGTTTGAAAAGCTTTCAGTTGCAAGGGAAGCCGTTGAAATGATACTCAATGGGGCCAGGCACAAATCTGTCTACGCATTCCTTGAAAAGAAGAAACAGGAAATGAAGATGAAGGAGTTTCAGGAAGGCGTTAAGTTCATGTGA
- the top6B gene encoding DNA topoisomerase VI subunit B, producing the protein MARQALDLFDEGFQELTPSEFFRKNKQMLGFSGKIRSLTIVFHELITNSFDAAEEAGILPEIKIDLKRVGKDHYILRHQDNGPGIPEKYIPKVFCTMFAGSKFRNIQSRGQQGLGCSGCVLLSQMTTGKPVKVISGTRENGELRGVKMSLKMDVKKNQGLILEREDVEVEGTGVCIELHFKDVSYSLSEQGAYEYIRRTMIANPHAKIVFNDPAGNRYVFNRASDIVPPLPKEVLPHPWGVTADDLIFMAKHTEKRRFRSMLTSNLSRMSAKKVKELEELTGIDLNKRPKDMKWEEAERIVEAFKKMNFMAPPTSGLIPIGEDQIEKGMREILDPEFTATVTRKPKTYRGGIAFIVEAGIAYGGNSGRLVGDQRKAEIMRFANRVPLTFDAGSCAITEGIKSLDWKRYGIRDLESTPLTIFVNVVSTNVPYLSTGKQSIAPEPEILHEIRQATMIVARKLQKYLRKKKAAKEEAQRARVFETYVPVIIKQAALLAEREAPDYRELLDKVTRRAKLEILGESLNE; encoded by the coding sequence TTGGCTAGGCAGGCTTTAGATCTCTTTGATGAAGGTTTTCAGGAACTCACACCATCAGAATTCTTCAGGAAAAACAAGCAGATGCTTGGATTCTCCGGTAAAATAAGGTCACTGACGATAGTGTTCCATGAACTGATAACAAACAGTTTTGATGCTGCCGAAGAGGCAGGTATACTCCCTGAAATAAAAATAGACCTCAAAAGGGTGGGTAAAGATCACTACATCCTCAGACACCAGGACAACGGACCCGGAATACCCGAGAAGTACATACCAAAGGTGTTCTGTACCATGTTCGCCGGGTCAAAGTTCCGTAACATCCAGTCAAGGGGACAGCAGGGGCTCGGGTGCAGTGGATGCGTCCTCCTGTCCCAGATGACCACAGGTAAACCGGTAAAGGTCATATCAGGTACCAGGGAAAACGGGGAGCTACGCGGGGTCAAGATGTCCCTCAAGATGGATGTGAAGAAGAACCAGGGACTCATCCTTGAAAGGGAGGATGTGGAGGTTGAAGGTACGGGTGTGTGCATAGAACTCCACTTCAAGGACGTTTCATATTCACTATCAGAGCAGGGCGCATATGAATACATAAGAAGGACAATGATAGCCAACCCCCATGCAAAGATAGTGTTCAATGACCCAGCAGGAAACCGCTACGTCTTCAACCGGGCATCAGACATCGTCCCACCCCTCCCCAAGGAGGTCCTGCCGCACCCATGGGGTGTGACCGCAGACGACCTCATATTCATGGCAAAGCACACCGAGAAGAGAAGATTCAGGAGCATGCTAACAAGCAACCTCTCAAGGATGTCTGCCAAGAAGGTGAAGGAACTTGAGGAGCTGACAGGGATAGACCTCAACAAGAGGCCCAAGGACATGAAGTGGGAGGAGGCCGAGAGGATAGTTGAGGCCTTCAAGAAGATGAACTTCATGGCCCCTCCGACCTCAGGCCTCATACCCATAGGTGAGGACCAGATTGAGAAGGGTATGCGTGAGATACTGGACCCTGAATTCACGGCCACAGTAACAAGGAAACCCAAGACCTACAGGGGTGGTATTGCATTCATAGTCGAGGCGGGTATAGCCTACGGCGGTAACTCAGGAAGGCTTGTGGGTGACCAGAGGAAGGCCGAGATAATGAGGTTCGCCAACAGGGTGCCCCTCACCTTTGATGCGGGTAGCTGTGCAATAACAGAGGGTATCAAGAGCCTTGACTGGAAACGGTACGGTATAAGGGACCTTGAGAGCACACCCCTCACCATCTTTGTGAACGTTGTCTCCACCAACGTCCCCTACCTCTCAACAGGTAAACAGAGCATAGCACCCGAGCCTGAGATACTCCATGAGATCAGGCAGGCCACCATGATCGTTGCAAGGAAACTGCAGAAGTACCTCAGGAAGAAGAAGGCAGCCAAGGAGGAGGCCCAGAGGGCCAGGGTCTTCGAGACCTACGTCCCCGTTATAATAAAGCAGGCAGCGCTCCTTGCAGAACGTGAAGCACCCGATTACAGGGAACTCCTTGATAAGGTTACAAGAAGAGCAAAACTGGAAATACTGGGGGAATCACTGAATGAATAG
- a CDS encoding DNA topoisomerase IV subunit A, translating to MNRREIAINKLKSLGDMILEDVQAGKIPKIKVPSRGTSNIIYDENRRHYVLGDRYGTRSLGNVKQIKKIGQMLYTANFCKDLVARQKTATLRELYYISEGWEVDFADQQESNIVGEDLEVTLGMTREDLGLMPEEDGASVYGELTVREGDIEINALRSGKSGYNISPTIDEVEFVDHDVERVIAVETMGMFHRLVQEKAYKKFDALIVGLKGQAARATRRFIKRVNEELNLPVYICNDGDPWGFHIAMVIISGSAKLAHVNHQLATPDARFLGVTASDIINYDLPTDPLKDIDVLRLKELLKDPRYRDDFWKVEIKKMLKIGKKAEQQSFSKYGLEYVVDTYLPEKLEAVENQ from the coding sequence ATGAATAGACGTGAAATTGCCATTAACAAACTCAAAAGCCTCGGTGACATGATACTTGAGGATGTCCAGGCTGGAAAGATTCCAAAGATAAAGGTCCCCTCAAGGGGCACATCAAACATCATCTATGATGAGAACAGGAGACACTACGTCCTTGGAGACCGTTACGGTACAAGGTCACTTGGTAACGTTAAGCAGATAAAGAAGATAGGTCAGATGCTCTACACTGCAAACTTCTGCAAGGACCTTGTAGCCAGGCAGAAGACCGCAACCCTCAGGGAGCTCTACTACATCTCAGAGGGATGGGAAGTGGACTTCGCAGACCAGCAGGAGTCAAACATAGTCGGTGAGGACCTGGAGGTCACCCTGGGGATGACAAGGGAGGACCTGGGCCTCATGCCGGAAGAGGACGGGGCATCAGTTTACGGGGAGCTAACGGTCCGTGAAGGCGATATCGAGATAAACGCCCTCAGGTCAGGTAAGTCAGGTTACAATATATCCCCGACAATTGATGAGGTTGAATTCGTTGACCATGACGTGGAACGTGTGATTGCAGTGGAGACAATGGGTATGTTCCACCGTCTGGTCCAGGAGAAGGCCTACAAGAAGTTCGATGCCCTCATAGTCGGACTCAAGGGTCAGGCTGCAAGGGCAACAAGGAGGTTCATCAAGAGGGTCAACGAGGAACTCAACCTCCCGGTATACATCTGTAACGACGGAGACCCCTGGGGATTCCATATTGCAATGGTTATCATCTCAGGGAGTGCGAAGCTTGCCCACGTCAACCATCAGCTTGCAACACCCGATGCAAGGTTCCTCGGTGTTACAGCAAGTGACATAATAAACTATGACCTTCCAACCGATCCCCTCAAGGACATCGATGTCCTGCGGCTGAAGGAACTCCTCAAGGATCCGAGGTACAGGGATGATTTCTGGAAGGTTGAGATCAAGAAGATGCTCAAGATAGGTAAGAAGGCGGAACAGCAGTCCTTCTCAAAGTACGGTCTTGAGTACGTTGTGGACACATATCTCCCCGAGAAACTTGAAGCCGTGGAGAACCAGTAA
- the cobK gene encoding precorrin-6A reductase, with product MRVIVMAGTADARRIIGKLSERGVEVTATATTDYGAELAGISGASETVSRPLTEKELCELIEEKGAGVLVDATHPFAVRATWNALKACHETGAVYVRFERPPVDAGEVIRVGTFREAAELASSLLDDGEVVMHLAGVSTLPEVTGVLGPERVAVRVLPYTPSIEACRKLGVPGRNIIAMQGTFSVELNRALLRDYGAGAVITKDSGETGGLKEKVRAANELGIPVILVERPSVDLEGEAVFSDPEDLVEYVEGVLSSLKGDGP from the coding sequence ATGAGGGTCATTGTAATGGCAGGGACCGCCGATGCAAGGAGGATAATAGGGAAACTCAGTGAAAGGGGAGTTGAAGTTACAGCAACGGCAACAACTGACTACGGCGCCGAACTTGCAGGGATATCCGGTGCATCAGAAACTGTATCCCGTCCCCTCACTGAAAAAGAGCTCTGTGAACTCATAGAGGAGAAGGGGGCGGGTGTTCTTGTTGATGCAACCCACCCCTTTGCTGTGAGGGCCACCTGGAACGCCCTGAAGGCCTGCCATGAAACAGGGGCTGTGTACGTGAGGTTTGAGAGGCCCCCTGTGGACGCCGGGGAAGTGATAAGGGTCGGGACATTCAGGGAGGCTGCTGAGCTTGCATCATCACTACTTGATGATGGTGAGGTTGTGATGCACCTTGCAGGTGTTTCAACCCTTCCTGAAGTAACCGGGGTCCTTGGACCTGAAAGGGTCGCTGTACGTGTACTCCCCTACACCCCATCCATTGAGGCCTGCAGGAAACTTGGCGTCCCCGGCAGGAACATCATAGCAATGCAGGGGACCTTCTCGGTGGAGCTGAACAGGGCCCTCCTCAGGGATTACGGTGCCGGTGCCGTCATAACAAAGGACAGTGGAGAAACAGGGGGTCTTAAGGAGAAGGTGCGGGCTGCGAATGAGCTGGGGATACCCGTGATACTCGTTGAAAGGCCCAGTGTCGATCTTGAGGGTGAAGCCGTGTTCAGTGACCCTGAAGACCTGGTGGAGTATGTTGAGGGTGTTCTCTCATCCCTGAAGGGCGATGGGCCCTGA
- a CDS encoding molybdenum cofactor synthesis domain-containing protein: MGTEFLEIIDVDDARMIIGELVDELYSRGSEVVEIGDAAGRVLAVDVESPIDLPPFDRASRDGYAVVAADTFGAGDENPVRLKCIEMVEAGSIPSLRVTEGFCTRISTGAPVPEGADAIVMVEYTEADGDDVFIYRPAYPSQHIGARGSDIKEGEILLHSGTLLSPDKVAALSAAGISSVRVISEPSVYVISTGNELIGPSETLEPGRIFDSNSAGIAAALEEAGCSVIHGGIVRDDHHELREAISRGVEEADLVITSGGTSAGTGDVLSDVLEELGEVLIHGISMKPGKPTIVGVVSGKIVIGLPGFPVAALLVFKSLIDPFLRKLSGMKASEESVKTFKLSERFHSSKGRVQYALVRVDGGYAHPIFRDSGAIASLAQADGYIEIPKNVEILHEGEDVQVFLFE; this comes from the coding sequence ATGGGAACAGAATTTCTTGAAATAATTGATGTTGATGATGCAAGGATGATCATAGGCGAACTGGTGGATGAACTCTACAGCAGAGGCTCTGAAGTGGTTGAAATCGGTGATGCAGCAGGAAGAGTCCTTGCAGTGGACGTGGAAAGCCCCATTGACCTTCCACCCTTTGACAGGGCATCCAGGGACGGGTATGCTGTTGTGGCAGCAGACACATTTGGGGCAGGGGATGAGAACCCGGTAAGGCTTAAGTGCATCGAGATGGTTGAGGCAGGGTCAATACCATCCCTCAGGGTTACGGAGGGGTTCTGCACCCGTATAAGTACAGGGGCACCGGTGCCTGAGGGTGCTGATGCCATCGTGATGGTGGAGTACACCGAAGCCGATGGCGATGATGTCTTCATCTATCGCCCCGCATACCCCTCACAGCATATAGGTGCAAGGGGCTCCGACATAAAGGAGGGGGAGATCCTGCTCCATTCAGGAACACTCCTTTCCCCGGATAAGGTGGCGGCCCTCTCTGCTGCAGGCATCTCCAGTGTCAGGGTCATCTCTGAGCCATCTGTTTACGTGATATCCACAGGGAACGAGCTTATAGGGCCATCAGAAACACTTGAACCGGGAAGGATATTTGACTCCAATTCAGCGGGAATTGCAGCGGCCCTGGAGGAGGCAGGGTGTTCCGTGATACATGGAGGTATAGTCAGGGATGATCATCATGAACTCAGGGAAGCCATCTCCCGGGGCGTTGAGGAGGCAGACCTTGTTATAACCTCAGGAGGCACATCTGCAGGTACGGGTGACGTGCTCTCGGATGTCCTTGAGGAACTTGGGGAGGTCCTCATCCACGGCATATCCATGAAACCAGGTAAACCTACAATAGTGGGTGTGGTATCCGGGAAGATTGTGATAGGACTCCCGGGGTTCCCTGTGGCAGCCCTCCTTGTTTTCAAATCACTCATAGACCCATTCCTGAGGAAGCTTTCAGGGATGAAAGCTTCAGAGGAATCAGTTAAGACATTCAAACTCTCTGAGAGGTTCCATTCATCCAAGGGGCGGGTCCAGTATGCCCTTGTAAGGGTTGATGGAGGATACGCCCACCCCATCTTCAGGGACTCAGGCGCCATAGCATCCCTTGCACAGGCAGACGGGTACATTGAGATACCAAAAAACGTTGAGATACTACATGAGGGGGAGGATGTCCAGGTATTCCTCTTTGAATAG
- the eif1A gene encoding translation initiation factor eIF-1A, with the protein MSRGHQTQEVRRVRTPRKGEIPGVVEQIMGHGKLKVRCADGHIRLGRIPGKMKKRIWIREGDVVLVKPWEFQSDEKADVVWRYTRTESNWLERKGYLKL; encoded by the coding sequence TTGAGTAGAGGACATCAGACACAGGAAGTCAGGCGTGTTAGAACACCCAGGAAGGGTGAGATACCCGGAGTTGTTGAACAGATAATGGGGCACGGTAAACTCAAGGTAAGGTGTGCGGATGGCCATATCAGGCTTGGCAGGATCCCTGGGAAAATGAAAAAACGTATATGGATCCGTGAAGGCGATGTTGTACTTGTAAAGCCCTGGGAATTCCAGAGCGATGAAAAGGCAGATGTTGTATGGAGATACACCCGTACAGAGTCAAACTGGCTTGAAAGGAAGGGCTACCTTAAACTTTAA
- a CDS encoding serine protein kinase RIO — translation MDPEKAGSAPELRALKSRAVDRADSDLGRMEAEKRLKSVEDRRVGSEVFDELTLKTLYKLANAGYLSVLNGAVSTGKEANVFKGITESDEFVAVKIYRVSTSDFRKMQYYIQGDPRFRVRTTNKRQLVQAWVNKEFRNLKRAHEAGVRVPEPTVARDNILIMEFIGDDGAPAPTMREAPPEDPEGVLERIVEYMHLLYTRARLVHGDLSFFNILNHGGEPVIIDVSQAMVLEHPLAPELLERDVENIVRDFGRIGLSVNGSEIMKQITRKD, via the coding sequence ATGGATCCTGAAAAAGCTGGAAGCGCACCTGAATTAAGGGCCCTTAAGTCGAGGGCTGTGGACAGGGCTGACTCTGACCTTGGAAGGATGGAGGCCGAGAAGAGGCTTAAGAGCGTTGAAGACAGGCGTGTTGGAAGCGAGGTCTTCGATGAGCTCACCCTCAAGACACTCTACAAGCTTGCAAATGCAGGTTACCTGTCGGTCCTCAACGGTGCCGTGAGCACCGGAAAGGAGGCCAACGTCTTCAAGGGCATCACCGAGAGTGATGAATTCGTTGCGGTTAAGATCTACAGGGTCTCCACATCCGACTTCAGGAAGATGCAGTATTATATCCAGGGCGACCCCCGCTTCAGGGTGAGGACAACAAATAAACGCCAGCTTGTCCAGGCATGGGTCAACAAGGAATTCCGGAACCTTAAAAGGGCCCATGAGGCCGGTGTCCGTGTCCCTGAACCCACTGTTGCAAGGGACAATATCCTGATAATGGAGTTCATAGGGGATGACGGTGCTCCTGCACCCACAATGAGGGAGGCCCCGCCTGAAGATCCTGAGGGAGTCCTTGAGCGTATAGTCGAGTACATGCACCTCCTCTATACACGTGCTAGGCTTGTGCACGGTGATCTATCATTCTTCAATATCCTCAACCACGGGGGTGAACCTGTAATAATAGATGTATCCCAGGCAATGGTGCTTGAACACCCCCTGGCCCCCGAGCTCCTTGAAAGGGATGTTGAAAATATTGTGAGGGACTTTGGAAGGATAGGGCTGTCTGTAAATGGCAGTGAGATAATGAAGCAGATAACCAGAAAGGATTAG